The following DNA comes from Verrucomicrobiota bacterium.
TTCCTCCACCGCCCGGGGCGTCAATCACGTACATCGGCACAGCATAACCCGTGGTGTGCCCGCGCAGGTTTTCCATAATTTCAAGTCCTTTACGGACACTGGTCCGCAAATGGGCGGAACCCTTAATCAAATCGCACTGGTAAATATAATAAGGTCTGACCCGTGCCATCAGGAGTTTTTGTACTAATGCCTTCATCACCGTCACATCATCATTCACCCCCCTGAGCAGTACCGACTGGTTACCTAAGGGGATCCCCGCATCCACGAGGCGGCCTATTGCCTCACGCGACTCGATGGTGAGTTCACGGGGATGATTTGTATGGATACTCATCCAAAGGGGATGATATTTCCGGAGGATGGAGCAAAGTTCCGGGGTAATCCTCTGGGGGAGAAATATCGGGATACGGGAACCAATCCGCAGGAATTCCACATGCGGGATACTGCGTAACTCTCCCAATATATAATCCAACTTATCATCACTGAGTAAGAGGGGGTCTCCCCCGGAGAGCAGGACATCACGGATCTCAGTGTGTTCACGGATGTATTGAATCGCGCGATCAAAATCGGTCTCCAAATGCTGATCTCCGGCTCCGCTGACCACACGGCTGCGGGTACAATAACGGCAATACGAGGCACAACGGTCTGTCACAAGGAAAAGAACTCGGTCAGGATAACGATGAACCAATCCCGAAACAGGCATGTGGGAATCCTCCCCGCAGGGGTCATCCATATCCATCTCATCCTCATGTGTCTCCTCAATACG
Coding sequences within:
- the ablA gene encoding lysine 2,3-aminomutase gives rise to the protein MTEEGDRILFILFIMINGSSDTESAFLELKRFQSAPRNQWPGVTDEDWSDYRWQLRNNIRTLAQLEKHLTLSPEEKQGVLLTETKLAMAITPYYLSLIDPADAHDPIRRQIIPRIEETHEDEMDMDDPCGEDSHMPVSGLVHRYPDRVLFLVTDRCASYCRYCTRSRVVSGAGDQHLETDFDRAIQYIREHTEIRDVLLSGGDPLLLSDDKLDYILGELRSIPHVEFLRIGSRIPIFLPQRITPELCSILRKYHPLWMSIHTNHPRELTIESREAIGRLVDAGIPLGNQSVLLRGVNDDVTVMKALVQKLLMARVRPYYIYQCDLIKGSAHLRTSVRKGLEIMENLRGHTTGYAVPMYVIDAPGGGGKVPIMPDYIIDHDSERIMIRNFEGKIFEYPEPEGEGINIGEPEYDLDWQRDRKW